One region of Cyanobium sp. M30B3 genomic DNA includes:
- a CDS encoding histidine phosphatase family protein, with amino-acid sequence MSLRIVLVRHGLSSFNVEHRIQGRDDLSALTAEGVDQALATGRALADLPLQAVYSSPLRRAADTCRHLLSSHGQAIEPQFSDQLLEIDLEPWSGLRRDELRQRFPQQEALWRQAPHSLELERADGRRYNPLAELLEQAGTFRQLLLNRHGDALDGADATVLVIGHNAILRCLVLALLGLNGEGFRRLRLDNASVSVLNLSRQDDGGVQLQLESLNSTAHLGSPLPAKGKGSRLLLVRHGETDWNRQGRFQGQIDIPLNANGRAQAEAAGAFLAPVPIHRAYTSSMARPRQTAEAILASHPGVPLTSTSGLVEIGHGLWEGRLEREIGEGWPQLLADWKRAPESVQMPEGETIHDVWQRSLSTWQTIAASLDAEETALVVAHDAVNKTILCALLGLSPADIWTIKQGNGGVTVIDYPQGSGGTAVVAAMNLTAHLGGVLDRTAAGAL; translated from the coding sequence GTGTCACTCCGGATTGTGCTGGTCCGCCACGGGCTCAGCAGCTTCAACGTCGAGCACCGCATCCAGGGCCGTGACGACCTCAGCGCACTCACCGCCGAGGGGGTTGACCAGGCCCTCGCCACCGGCCGGGCGCTGGCCGACCTGCCCCTTCAGGCGGTGTACAGCTCCCCCCTGCGCCGGGCCGCCGACACCTGCCGCCACCTGCTCAGCAGCCACGGCCAGGCCATCGAGCCCCAGTTCAGCGACCAGCTGCTGGAAATCGACCTGGAGCCCTGGAGCGGCCTGCGCCGCGACGAGCTGCGCCAGCGCTTTCCCCAGCAGGAAGCGCTGTGGCGCCAGGCCCCCCACAGCCTGGAACTGGAGCGGGCCGATGGCCGGCGCTACAACCCGCTGGCCGAGTTGCTCGAGCAGGCCGGCACCTTCCGGCAGCTGCTGCTGAACCGCCACGGTGATGCCCTGGACGGCGCAGATGCCACCGTGCTGGTCATCGGCCACAACGCCATCCTGCGCTGCCTGGTGCTGGCGCTGCTCGGGCTGAACGGCGAGGGCTTCCGCCGGCTGCGTCTGGACAACGCCTCGGTGTCGGTGCTCAACCTCAGCCGCCAGGACGACGGGGGCGTGCAGCTGCAGCTGGAATCCCTCAACAGCACCGCCCATCTGGGATCCCCCCTGCCCGCCAAGGGGAAGGGGTCCCGCCTGCTGCTCGTGCGTCACGGGGAAACCGACTGGAACCGCCAGGGCCGCTTCCAGGGACAGATCGACATTCCGCTCAACGCCAATGGTCGGGCCCAGGCCGAGGCGGCGGGCGCCTTCCTGGCACCCGTGCCGATTCACCGCGCCTACACCAGCTCCATGGCCCGGCCCCGCCAGACGGCCGAGGCCATCCTGGCCAGTCACCCCGGCGTGCCCCTCACCAGCACCAGCGGCCTGGTGGAGATCGGCCACGGCCTGTGGGAGGGCCGGCTGGAGCGGGAGATCGGCGAGGGCTGGCCCCAGCTGCTGGCCGACTGGAAACGGGCGCCCGAATCCGTGCAGATGCCCGAGGGCGAAACCATCCACGACGTGTGGCAGCGCTCCCTCAGCACCTGGCAGACCATCGCCGCCAGCCTCGACGCCGAGGAGACGGCCCTGGTGGTGGCCCACGATGCCGTGAACAAGACCATCCTCTGCGCCCTGCTCGGGCTCAGCCCCGCCGACATCTGGACGATCAAGCAGGGCAATGGTGGCGTGACCGTGATCGACTACCCCCAGGGCAGCGGCGGCACGGCGGTGGTGGCGGCCATGAATCTCACGGCCCATCTGGGCGGTGTGCTCGACCGCACCGCCGCGGGCGCCCTCTAG